Proteins from a single region of Lysinibacillus sp. JNUCC-52:
- a CDS encoding GNAT family N-acetyltransferase codes for MEFTTERLTIRPFQSTDLQDVFAIYNDEDTCKFLLHNKWTQEDMQERFNKKLANSVLSKESKLSLAVIYETKVVGDLSVWYTDMKDTVEIGYGFSNEVAGKGLATEAVSTLVNKLFSEFNVHRIQANLDARNTASQKLCERIGMRKEAHFIQNYWNKNEWTDSFVYGMLYSDL; via the coding sequence TTGGAATTCACAACAGAAAGATTAACAATTAGACCTTTTCAGAGTACTGATTTACAGGATGTATTTGCTATTTATAATGATGAGGATACATGTAAATTCCTATTACATAATAAATGGACTCAAGAAGATATGCAGGAAAGATTTAATAAGAAGCTAGCAAACAGTGTACTTTCTAAAGAATCAAAGCTAAGTTTGGCAGTTATATACGAGACTAAAGTAGTTGGTGATCTATCCGTATGGTATACAGATATGAAAGACACTGTTGAGATTGGTTATGGTTTTTCTAATGAAGTAGCTGGAAAAGGTTTGGCAACAGAGGCGGTTAGTACTTTGGTTAATAAATTATTTAGTGAATTTAATGTACATCGTATACAAGCCAATCTTGATGCAAGGAATACAGCTTCACAAAAATTGTGTGAACGAATAGGTATGAGAAAGGAAGCCCATTTCATCCAAAATTATTGGAATAAAAATGAATGGACAGATAGCTTTGTATATGGAATGTTATACTCCGATTTGTAG
- a CDS encoding flavodoxin family protein, which produces MTIAVIYGGNRQNGNTETLTKLAIQGLDVEEVYLKDYLIKPIIDKRHAEEGFSEVNDDYNSIINRILPHDILIFSTPIYWYSMTGTMKNFIDRWSQTLKDPNYPDFKSIMASKKAYVIAVGGDQPYIKGLPMIQQFQHIFDFVGTTFEGYIIGEGNRPGEISQDLKALSATEQLRKEIQ; this is translated from the coding sequence ATGACAATAGCAGTTATTTACGGTGGAAACCGCCAAAACGGAAACACAGAAACGTTAACAAAGTTAGCCATCCAAGGTTTAGATGTAGAAGAAGTATATTTAAAGGATTATTTAATTAAACCTATAATTGATAAGCGACATGCGGAAGAAGGTTTTTCTGAAGTCAATGATGATTATAATTCCATTATTAATCGTATCCTTCCACATGATATTCTTATTTTTTCTACCCCAATTTATTGGTATAGCATGACAGGCACAATGAAGAACTTTATTGATCGTTGGTCACAGACTTTAAAAGATCCAAATTATCCTGATTTCAAGTCTATAATGGCTTCAAAAAAAGCATATGTCATTGCAGTGGGTGGAGATCAACCATATATCAAAGGCTTACCAATGATTCAACAGTTTCAACATATCTTTGACTTTGTAGGGACAACTTTCGAAGGATATATTATTGGGGAAGGAAACAGACCAGGTGAAATTTCACAGGACTTAAAAGCACTGTCTGCAACGGAACAGCTAAGAAAGGAAATACAATAA
- a CDS encoding helix-turn-helix transcriptional regulator, producing the protein MNDKNRLEALSSFLKSKRAQIKPESIGLPAGTRRRTPGLRREEVAQLAGVSTTWYTWLEQGRDIKVSASVLDCIATALQLSNDETDYLYNLALDVKSEMTTIKKESSELSPALKRILAELTYCPTIITDRHCHIVGWNAAAAHVFLDFEQVPYNERNLIRLVFTRKEFKALAVNWEHFAKGFLAIFRTYYGHYLGDEWYNQFIEEMSQSHQEFRDLWQESQVSKAPEMIIEFRHAKAGKMLFNLTSLQVQGDMDLRCSIYTPVEETETEDKLRRLMKKISAEK; encoded by the coding sequence TTGAATGATAAAAATAGGCTTGAAGCGTTGTCGTCATTTTTAAAATCGAAACGTGCCCAAATAAAGCCCGAGTCTATTGGCTTGCCAGCTGGAACGCGTAGAAGGACACCAGGATTACGTAGAGAAGAAGTTGCCCAATTAGCAGGTGTAAGTACCACTTGGTATACATGGCTAGAGCAAGGAAGAGATATTAAAGTATCTGCCAGTGTGCTTGATTGTATTGCTACTGCTTTGCAATTAAGTAATGATGAAACAGACTACTTATACAACCTTGCATTAGATGTAAAATCTGAAATGACAACGATAAAAAAAGAATCATCAGAGCTTAGCCCTGCTTTAAAACGAATATTAGCTGAATTAACATATTGTCCAACCATTATTACGGATCGCCATTGTCATATTGTCGGTTGGAATGCTGCTGCTGCACATGTTTTTTTAGATTTTGAACAGGTGCCGTATAATGAAAGAAATTTGATTCGTTTAGTGTTCACTAGAAAAGAATTTAAAGCGTTAGCCGTCAATTGGGAGCATTTCGCAAAAGGTTTCCTTGCTATTTTCCGTACCTACTATGGTCACTATTTAGGGGATGAATGGTACAACCAATTTATTGAGGAAATGAGTCAATCCCATCAAGAATTCCGAGATTTGTGGCAAGAAAGTCAGGTGAGTAAGGCGCCAGAAATGATAATCGAGTTCAGACATGCCAAAGCAGGCAAAATGTTGTTTAATCTAACTTCACTTCAAGTTCAAGGAGATATGGATTTACGGTGCAGTATTTATACACCTGTAGAAGAAACAGAAACAGAGGATAAGTTAAGGCGGTTAATGAAGAAGATATCCGCTGAAAAATAA
- a CDS encoding sensor domain-containing diguanylate cyclase, producing the protein MKSTQLRLKHLIMGLAMAAFFLTSIGSLWSGYGMNVDSIKENSLETNRVYAQKLATTATAYLEEAFQILGYSASNIESIMDDEAALDRETDRLKMQNNMFNSVIVSNVEGLVLSVSPPSVDVKGKYLTSEGGKEALSKKIPLVSKPYEGITGRLIIFISYPIFSAKNEYLGMVAGTIYLKEKNVFNLLLGEHYYHDGSYVFVVDSDGRIIYHQDPSRVNDVVIKNKAVQEVVSGKNGAKLITNTKGVEMLAGYSAVPLAGWGVVSQRPLDVALEPSFDRVQSVAIKAIPLMLLSIIILLWTAARIARPLQQLATLTEESLDSRNVEGLKSVRSWYFEAYYLKSALIRSLSFLQGQVSYFKDQSTTDPLTGVTNRRTMDAMLSEWHKKHMMHSIILLDLDHFKSVNDTYGHAVGDKVLQFLAKNMKAVAREHDICCRYGGEEFIILLPNTTVEEAAIVAENLRQQLANSVSPCGRPVTLSAGVAEYPKMASTTEALIEAADRALYLAKQAGRNQVKIAGKE; encoded by the coding sequence ATGAAATCAACACAATTAAGGCTAAAGCATTTAATAATGGGTTTAGCTATGGCAGCATTTTTCCTGACAAGTATCGGTAGCTTATGGAGTGGCTATGGCATGAATGTTGATTCGATAAAGGAAAATTCGCTTGAAACCAATCGTGTATATGCACAAAAATTGGCTACTACCGCAACTGCATACTTAGAAGAAGCCTTTCAAATTTTAGGTTATAGTGCGAGCAATATAGAATCAATAATGGATGATGAGGCTGCCTTAGATCGGGAAACGGACCGATTAAAAATGCAAAATAATATGTTTAATTCAGTTATTGTGTCCAACGTGGAAGGTTTAGTATTGTCAGTATCACCGCCTTCTGTTGATGTTAAAGGAAAGTATTTAACCTCTGAAGGTGGGAAAGAGGCATTATCTAAAAAAATACCCCTTGTATCCAAACCGTATGAAGGTATTACTGGAAGACTAATTATCTTTATTTCATATCCTATATTTTCAGCGAAAAATGAATACTTAGGAATGGTAGCTGGCACAATTTATTTGAAGGAAAAAAATGTATTTAATTTGCTGTTAGGAGAGCATTATTATCACGACGGTTCATATGTTTTTGTGGTGGATTCGGACGGACGTATTATCTACCATCAAGACCCATCTCGCGTTAATGATGTTGTAATAAAAAATAAAGCTGTACAAGAAGTAGTTTCTGGAAAAAATGGCGCGAAGCTAATTACGAATACAAAAGGGGTAGAGATGCTGGCAGGCTATAGTGCAGTGCCACTAGCAGGTTGGGGAGTCGTTTCTCAAAGACCGTTAGATGTAGCGTTAGAGCCTTCATTCGATCGTGTACAAAGTGTTGCAATTAAGGCTATCCCACTTATGCTTTTATCTATCATCATTTTACTATGGACAGCGGCGAGGATTGCTCGTCCATTGCAACAATTAGCAACATTAACAGAAGAAAGTTTAGATTCAAGAAATGTAGAAGGGTTAAAATCCGTACGCAGTTGGTACTTTGAAGCGTATTATTTAAAGAGTGCACTAATCCGTAGTTTGTCCTTTTTACAAGGGCAAGTTTCCTATTTTAAAGACCAATCAACAACAGATCCATTAACTGGTGTAACAAACCGACGAACAATGGATGCTATGTTATCTGAATGGCATAAAAAACATATGATGCATTCGATTATTTTACTTGATTTGGATCACTTCAAGAGCGTTAATGATACGTATGGTCATGCAGTAGGAGATAAAGTACTGCAATTTTTAGCAAAAAATATGAAAGCTGTTGCCCGTGAACACGATATTTGTTGTCGGTATGGTGGTGAAGAATTTATTATCTTATTGCCTAATACAACTGTTGAAGAAGCGGCTATTGTAGCAGAAAATTTAAGACAACAATTAGCAAACTCAGTTAGTCCATGTGGTCGTCCAGTCACATTATCAGCTGGGGTTGCGGAGTATCCAAAAATGGCTAGTACAACAGAAGCATTAATTGAAGCTGCAGATAGAGCACTGTATCTTGCTAAGCAAGCGGGTCGAAACCAAGTGAAGATTGCGGGAAAAGAATAG
- a CDS encoding YhgE/Pip domain-containing protein gives MKFKEFMKTKGAKGSIFMGILYAVCMLGIFLPGYTAIPGNIDQLPIAIINDDKGEYGAQIADSLTDQLPFEDIQTDISNKEAIKDLEKNDLALVVHIPETFSVDLQKGDVSSSIDFSINEASATAVSSSMQQIVMQINAQLSAQFSQQTAQGILMNLHVPKEQAAELAAQIENSYAGNIVIKNDVPDGMHNNMLPMFLTMAIYVGAMIGAMQLVGAFKASRGKATKTRLFIYMQFTAIIIGMLAGLVSTVMSFAINDLSGVDSFFQIWGQQILNYWACFNFTAVFVLLIGEAGMILNIPILLIQTIANGATINRDMMYLPYKWMSHISPMYYSVQAYFNSIFGSVSAAPFVLGLTTVGFVAMVINVLIVWVLHKPLPVAVEK, from the coding sequence ATGAAGTTTAAAGAGTTTATGAAAACGAAGGGTGCAAAAGGCTCTATTTTTATGGGGATCTTATATGCCGTCTGTATGTTGGGTATCTTTTTACCAGGGTATACAGCAATACCGGGCAATATTGATCAATTACCGATTGCCATTATTAATGATGATAAAGGGGAATATGGCGCTCAAATAGCGGATAGTTTAACAGATCAGCTACCATTCGAGGATATTCAAACAGACATCTCAAATAAAGAAGCAATAAAAGATTTAGAAAAAAACGACTTAGCATTAGTTGTTCACATTCCAGAGACGTTTTCAGTGGATTTACAAAAAGGAGATGTATCATCAAGCATTGATTTCTCAATCAATGAAGCTAGTGCAACGGCAGTGTCATCTTCTATGCAACAAATCGTCATGCAAATTAATGCACAACTAAGCGCTCAATTTTCACAACAAACAGCTCAAGGAATTTTAATGAACTTACATGTTCCGAAAGAGCAAGCAGCTGAATTAGCGGCACAAATTGAAAATAGTTATGCAGGAAATATTGTTATAAAGAATGATGTGCCTGATGGTATGCACAACAATATGCTGCCAATGTTCTTAACAATGGCAATTTATGTTGGGGCTATGATTGGTGCGATGCAATTAGTAGGTGCATTTAAAGCGAGTCGTGGGAAAGCAACGAAAACACGTTTATTTATCTACATGCAATTCACAGCGATTATTATCGGTATGTTAGCTGGTTTAGTATCGACAGTCATGTCATTTGCCATCAATGATTTATCTGGAGTAGATTCATTCTTCCAAATTTGGGGTCAACAAATTCTAAACTATTGGGCATGCTTTAACTTCACTGCAGTTTTCGTTTTATTAATTGGTGAAGCAGGTATGATTTTAAATATTCCAATTCTATTAATCCAAACAATCGCGAATGGTGCAACAATCAATCGTGATATGATGTATTTACCGTATAAATGGATGAGTCATATTTCACCAATGTATTATTCTGTTCAAGCATACTTTAACAGTATTTTTGGTAGTGTGAGTGCGGCTCCGTTCGTTTTAGGATTAACAACAGTGGGCTTTGTAGCAATGGTCATTAATGTTCTTATTGTTTGGGTACTTCATAAACCACTACCAGTTGCAGTAGAGAAGTAG
- a CDS encoding CPCC family cysteine-rich protein: MLRKEAIKIILENDITKLTRDEREALILNSWGMDELDPEFHFFSKSLQHELLTSDGPTNDVMDFRYNKLLLIGAEGSFYGIPNEYLSKLVSKIVGSNIVVEGYVEKLVPCPCCNYETLVQRGEYDICPVCFWEDDGSDNPSQYSGPNHMTLSEGRGNFEKYGACSEKEVTFVASNRFEIYNKAE, from the coding sequence GTGTTAAGGAAGGAAGCTATAAAAATTATCTTAGAAAATGATATTACTAAACTAACTAGGGATGAACGTGAGGCATTGATATTGAACTCTTGGGGAATGGATGAACTTGATCCTGAATTTCATTTTTTCTCAAAGTCGTTGCAGCATGAACTATTAACTTCAGATGGACCAACAAATGACGTAATGGACTTCCGTTATAATAAATTATTGCTTATAGGTGCAGAAGGTAGTTTCTACGGAATTCCAAACGAATATTTATCTAAACTCGTTTCGAAAATAGTAGGGAGCAATATTGTAGTTGAAGGCTATGTAGAAAAATTAGTACCTTGTCCCTGCTGTAATTATGAAACCTTGGTACAGCGAGGGGAATATGATATTTGCCCAGTTTGCTTCTGGGAGGATGATGGTAGCGATAATCCAAGCCAATATAGTGGCCCTAATCATATGACCTTGTCAGAAGGTAGAGGAAACTTTGAAAAGTACGGAGCTTGTTCAGAAAAAGAAGTTACATTTGTAGCTTCCAACAGATTTGAAATCTATAACAAGGCTGAATAA
- a CDS encoding LysR family transcriptional regulator: MEIKQLITFKHAAENLNFTQTAKILNFAQSSVTAQIKSLEDEIGKPLFERLGKRLILTEAGHQFKSYAEKMINLSQEAITAAKGEEELSGTLTIGAQESQCTYRLPLILKEFKTAFPKVKLVFKPAHSDEMARKQLMEGLLDIAFIMDESKPDGSLKVERLIKEELKLVASPNQSKSDFSIDDLKHETLLLTEAGCSYRNMFEESLNLLGIYSLDKIEFASIEAIKQCVVAGLGVALLPEMVVKKDIEEGRMKELPWKSSVPPLYTQIAWHKDKWITPPLAEFISLTRKMFQSV; this comes from the coding sequence ATGGAAATTAAACAGTTGATTACATTTAAACATGCTGCTGAAAATCTGAATTTTACCCAAACAGCAAAAATATTGAATTTTGCTCAATCAAGTGTTACTGCACAAATCAAATCCCTTGAAGATGAGATTGGGAAACCTTTATTTGAGCGTTTAGGTAAACGACTGATTTTAACAGAAGCTGGACATCAATTTAAAAGCTATGCAGAAAAAATGATTAATTTAAGCCAAGAAGCAATTACAGCTGCAAAAGGAGAGGAAGAATTATCTGGTACGTTAACAATAGGGGCGCAGGAGAGTCAGTGTACTTATCGATTACCACTAATCCTTAAAGAGTTCAAGACTGCCTTCCCAAAAGTAAAGCTAGTATTTAAACCTGCACATTCTGATGAAATGGCGAGAAAGCAGCTAATGGAAGGTTTATTAGATATTGCCTTTATTATGGATGAAAGCAAACCTGACGGATCGTTAAAGGTAGAGCGACTTATCAAAGAAGAGTTAAAATTAGTTGCCTCACCAAACCAATCTAAATCAGACTTTTCAATAGATGATCTGAAACATGAAACTCTTTTGCTTACAGAAGCTGGATGTTCTTATCGAAATATGTTTGAAGAATCTCTAAATTTACTTGGAATTTATTCATTAGATAAAATTGAATTTGCTAGTATAGAGGCCATTAAACAGTGTGTAGTTGCAGGATTAGGAGTGGCACTACTGCCTGAAATGGTAGTTAAAAAAGATATTGAAGAGGGGCGAATGAAGGAATTGCCGTGGAAATCTTCCGTACCTCCACTTTATACTCAAATTGCTTGGCATAAAGATAAATGGATAACACCACCTTTAGCTGAATTTATAAGCTTAACTCGTAAGATGTTTCAGTCAGTATAA
- a CDS encoding ASCH domain-containing protein, translating to MSVNKIEEYWHMYTRENECNMSIPDAWMFGDGSKEMGDDLGSLVVKGIKTGTCAAHCVYELEGEEIQKVGQYDIVLDGDKNPLAIIKYTKIDVIKMNEVTSDFARSEGEGDLSYDFWYREHVKFFTWELNQYGLTFTPDLLLVCQTFEVMDIYKDRL from the coding sequence ATGTCAGTTAATAAGATAGAGGAATATTGGCATATGTACACTAGAGAAAATGAGTGCAACATGAGTATTCCAGATGCATGGATGTTTGGAGATGGTTCCAAAGAAATGGGAGATGATTTAGGAAGTTTAGTTGTTAAAGGGATCAAAACTGGAACATGTGCTGCACATTGTGTCTATGAGCTTGAAGGAGAAGAAATTCAAAAAGTTGGTCAGTACGATATTGTATTGGATGGAGACAAAAATCCATTAGCCATTATAAAATATACAAAGATTGATGTTATTAAAATGAATGAAGTAACAAGTGATTTCGCAAGGTCTGAGGGCGAAGGGGATTTAAGCTATGATTTTTGGTATAGAGAACATGTTAAATTTTTCACTTGGGAATTAAACCAGTATGGACTTACGTTTACTCCAGACTTATTGCTAGTTTGTCAAACGTTTGAGGTAATGGATATTTATAAAGATAGATTATAA
- the fabF gene encoding beta-ketoacyl-ACP synthase II, translated as MERVVITGMGVVSPLGNDVQTFWNNLMNGQSGISTIDTFDTTNQKTKIAGFIKDFNAEEALGKKEARSLDRFAQFALVAAEQAWQDANLDLNQIDAERLGVYVGSGIGGIETFIENIDALRQKGPRRVSPTLVPAMMANAAAAQISIKWKAMGPSMSPVSACAIGNTAIGEAFRLIRYGEVDVMFAGGTEAAITDLSIASFGNATALSTRNDEPALASRPFDDSRDGFVMSEGAGILILESLSHALQRGAKIYAEVIGYGASSDAHHIVATHPEGKGAYHAMKSALKNANISPEEIDVISAHATSTKVGDISETMAIKQLFGKHAYQIPITANKSMLGHMLGAAGGAEAIALAMSLKEGIIPPTINLEHPDPLCDLDYVPAVARHVNITTGLSNSFGFGGHNAAIVLKQYE; from the coding sequence ATGGAGAGAGTAGTGATTACTGGAATGGGAGTAGTTTCGCCTCTAGGAAACGACGTTCAAACATTTTGGAACAATTTAATGAATGGACAATCTGGCATTTCAACGATTGATACATTTGATACTACAAACCAAAAGACAAAAATTGCGGGATTCATCAAAGACTTCAATGCAGAGGAAGCGTTAGGTAAGAAAGAAGCAAGAAGTTTAGATCGTTTTGCTCAATTTGCCTTAGTTGCGGCAGAACAGGCATGGCAAGATGCCAATTTAGACCTCAATCAAATAGATGCTGAAAGATTAGGCGTATACGTCGGCTCAGGTATTGGTGGAATTGAAACTTTCATTGAAAATATTGATGCGCTTAGACAGAAAGGACCCAGAAGAGTTAGCCCAACGTTAGTACCTGCCATGATGGCTAATGCTGCAGCAGCACAAATTAGTATTAAGTGGAAAGCAATGGGCCCATCCATGTCACCTGTTTCAGCTTGTGCTATTGGAAATACAGCTATCGGAGAAGCCTTTAGATTAATTCGTTACGGTGAAGTTGATGTTATGTTTGCAGGGGGAACAGAGGCTGCGATAACAGACTTATCGATAGCTAGCTTTGGGAATGCTACAGCGTTATCTACGAGAAATGATGAACCCGCTTTGGCTAGTCGGCCATTTGATGATAGCCGAGATGGGTTTGTTATGTCAGAAGGGGCAGGCATTTTAATTTTAGAGTCTTTATCCCATGCGTTACAACGAGGGGCAAAAATTTATGCAGAGGTCATTGGCTATGGTGCTAGTTCAGACGCACATCATATCGTCGCAACACATCCAGAAGGTAAAGGTGCCTATCACGCAATGAAGTCAGCATTAAAAAATGCCAATATATCACCTGAAGAAATTGATGTTATTAGTGCACATGCGACAAGTACAAAAGTAGGGGACATCTCTGAAACGATGGCTATTAAGCAGTTATTTGGCAAACATGCTTATCAAATCCCAATAACAGCAAATAAATCAATGCTTGGTCATATGCTGGGGGCGGCTGGTGGAGCGGAGGCAATTGCATTAGCAATGAGCTTAAAGGAAGGAATCATTCCTCCTACTATCAACTTAGAGCATCCCGATCCATTATGCGATCTGGATTATGTACCAGCTGTTGCTCGTCATGTGAATATTACTACAGGATTATCGAACTCATTTGGCTTTGGCGGTCATAACGCAGCGATCGTTTTAAAACAATATGAGTGA
- a CDS encoding PadR family transcriptional regulator: protein MAIQIFILSKLMDGDNYPYNLKKQISELQSLDSINGLTESKLYYHIESLAKQGLIETKEVIKEDNRPDKHVFSITEKGREALPKKIYKSLESANTIGDMVIGLANMKYVDRDKIVHILEKKLNGMHSKWDLLFKSERKHLVKPGVEVLADFVSDYANFRIQGSIQYLERLIEHVRKEEI, encoded by the coding sequence ATGGCAATTCAAATTTTCATTCTTAGCAAGCTTATGGACGGAGATAATTATCCTTATAATTTAAAAAAACAGATCTCAGAATTACAATCCCTCGATTCGATAAATGGTTTGACGGAAAGTAAGCTATATTATCATATTGAATCATTAGCGAAGCAAGGTTTAATTGAGACGAAAGAAGTTATTAAAGAAGATAATCGACCAGATAAGCATGTATTTTCCATCACGGAAAAAGGGCGCGAAGCCTTACCAAAAAAGATTTATAAATCCCTTGAAAGTGCTAATACAATAGGTGATATGGTAATCGGTTTAGCAAATATGAAATATGTTGATCGTGATAAAATCGTTCATATTTTAGAAAAAAAGTTAAACGGAATGCATTCTAAATGGGATTTGCTTTTTAAATCAGAAAGAAAACATTTGGTTAAACCAGGCGTAGAAGTACTGGCGGATTTTGTTAGTGACTATGCGAATTTTAGAATACAAGGTTCTATCCAGTATTTAGAAAGATTAATTGAGCATGTTCGAAAAGAAGAAATATAA